In Lentibacillus amyloliquefaciens, one DNA window encodes the following:
- a CDS encoding superoxide dismutase family protein: MRKVLFIILFLFITACQGNNETSRTVDMYNTSADMIGTAQLTEGDGGLDVKLKLEGLEPGYHGIHVHEYPKCDQPDFTTAGSHFNPDGNEHGLMHPEGSHLGDLPNVEADSGGLVDAELMLPEATLTDGKKSLLSGEGTSLIIHEQQDDGVSQPGGESGPRIACGIIAKDEKKSAETPTETPTDPTDFNQDQEE; the protein is encoded by the coding sequence ATAACGGCTTGTCAGGGTAATAATGAAACATCCCGGACGGTGGATATGTATAACACTTCGGCTGATATGATTGGCACGGCTCAACTGACAGAAGGCGATGGCGGTTTGGATGTAAAGTTAAAGCTGGAAGGGCTTGAGCCCGGTTATCATGGCATACATGTCCACGAATATCCAAAATGTGATCAGCCGGATTTCACCACTGCCGGCAGTCATTTCAATCCTGATGGGAACGAGCATGGATTAATGCATCCTGAAGGCTCACATTTAGGTGATTTACCGAATGTTGAGGCAGATTCGGGAGGGCTTGTGGATGCTGAATTGATGCTTCCGGAAGCGACATTAACAGACGGGAAAAAATCTTTGCTGAGCGGTGAAGGCACCTCACTGATTATTCATGAACAACAGGATGACGGTGTGAGTCAGCCGGGCGGAGAATCCGGCCCCCGAATAGCATGCGGAATTATAGCCAAAGATGAAAAAAAGTCAGCTGAAACACCAACAGAAACACCAACAGACCCGACTGATTTTAATCAGGATCAGGAAGAGTAA
- a CDS encoding MalY/PatB family protein encodes MENFKKVHNREKTRSVKWDMRHVVFQSDDVLPMWVADMDFQAPKAVNDALIERAKHGIYGYTIIDDDIKNPIINWISKRHNWEINKEWLSFSPGVVASLHMAVQAFTEPGDNILVQTPVYTPFYSVIEAHERNVVKNPLQQKDHYYHIDFEDFEAKLKQGVSAFILCSPHNPVGRVWTKEELQEMARLCLKYDVLILSDEIHADLIYPGNTHFPLASLSDEIAKKTITFMSPSKTFNLAGLQASYIITSDKETKEKLDNQLLKQGHNHINTMGNTAMEAVYKHGAEWLDELLSVLEEHKKYVTAMLEEKTDVLTVTRSEGTYLLWIDCSQLQLNSEDLKSFMNQTAKVGLNAGIDYGDEGEMFMRMNIACPRETLEEGVNRLIKAVNNR; translated from the coding sequence ATGGAAAATTTTAAAAAGGTACATAACCGTGAAAAAACACGTTCTGTTAAATGGGATATGCGACATGTTGTCTTTCAATCTGACGATGTCCTCCCAATGTGGGTAGCTGATATGGATTTTCAGGCACCCAAGGCAGTCAATGATGCCCTCATTGAACGTGCAAAACATGGAATATATGGCTACACAATTATTGATGATGACATCAAAAATCCGATTATCAATTGGATATCAAAGCGTCACAATTGGGAAATCAATAAGGAATGGCTCTCATTCAGTCCGGGCGTTGTGGCCAGTTTGCATATGGCGGTGCAGGCTTTCACTGAACCGGGGGACAACATCCTGGTCCAAACCCCTGTATATACGCCCTTTTATAGCGTAATCGAAGCACATGAACGCAATGTGGTAAAAAATCCGCTTCAGCAAAAAGATCATTATTACCATATTGACTTTGAAGATTTTGAAGCGAAATTAAAGCAAGGCGTCTCGGCGTTTATTCTGTGCTCACCCCACAATCCGGTCGGACGTGTCTGGACAAAAGAAGAACTACAGGAGATGGCGCGCCTTTGCCTGAAGTATGATGTCCTGATTCTGTCCGATGAGATTCATGCGGACTTGATTTATCCGGGCAATACACATTTTCCGCTCGCCTCCCTTTCAGACGAGATTGCAAAAAAGACAATTACATTTATGTCACCGTCAAAAACATTTAATTTAGCCGGATTGCAGGCGTCTTATATTATTACATCTGATAAAGAAACAAAAGAAAAGCTGGATAACCAGCTGCTTAAGCAGGGGCATAACCATATCAACACGATGGGGAACACAGCCATGGAAGCCGTCTATAAGCATGGCGCCGAATGGCTTGATGAACTTCTAAGTGTCCTTGAGGAACATAAAAAATATGTAACAGCTATGTTGGAAGAAAAAACAGATGTATTGACTGTCACCCGGTCAGAAGGCACTTATTTGCTCTGGATTGACTGCAGCCAATTACAACTGAACAGTGAAGATTTAAAATCATTTATGAACCAAACCGCCAAAGTCGGCTTGAACGCAGGAATAGACTATGGTGACGAAGGTGAAATGTTTATGCGAATGAATATCGCCTGCCCGCGTGAAACCCTTGAAGAAGGCGTAAACCGTCTTATCAAAGCCGTAAACAACAGGTAG
- a CDS encoding glucose-6-phosphate isomerase has protein sequence MTHINFSYNKAMNFFSQHELDYLSDYVESAHQSLHEKTSQGNDFLGWVDLPENYDREEFARVKSAADKIKNDSDVLLVIGIGGSYLGARAAIEMLSHSFRNMLNDTPHVIFVGHHMSSTYISELFDILKNKDVSINVISKSGTTTEPAIAFRIFRKFLEDKYGKENAKNRIYATTDKEKGALKTAADKEGYETFVIPDDVGGRFSVLTAVGLLPIAASGISIDDMMKGAESAMKELDEPGLSKNPAYQYAVVRNILYNKGKTVEMLINYEPHLQYFSEWWKQLFGESEGKDQKGIFPASANFTTDLHSMGQYIQDGRRDLFETVLHVNHPKKDITLEEDAENADGLNYLAGKTIDEINEKAYEGTLLAHTDGAVPNLIIDVPALDAYTFGYLAYFFEKACAVSALLLGVNPFDQPGVEAYKKNMFALLGKPSFEDEKEQLEKRLKQ, from the coding sequence TTGACACATATTAATTTTTCCTATAATAAAGCAATGAATTTCTTCAGCCAGCATGAGCTCGATTATCTATCAGACTACGTTGAATCAGCACATCAATCACTTCATGAAAAAACCTCTCAGGGCAACGATTTTCTTGGCTGGGTTGATCTGCCGGAAAACTACGACCGGGAAGAATTTGCACGGGTAAAGTCGGCAGCTGACAAAATCAAAAACGATTCGGATGTTCTACTCGTGATAGGCATCGGCGGCTCGTACCTGGGCGCCCGGGCAGCTATTGAAATGCTCAGCCATTCATTCCGGAACATGTTAAATGATACACCACATGTTATATTTGTCGGGCATCATATGAGTTCTACTTATATCAGCGAACTATTCGACATCCTGAAAAACAAAGATGTATCGATTAACGTCATTTCCAAAAGCGGTACAACAACCGAGCCTGCGATTGCCTTCCGCATTTTCCGTAAATTCCTGGAAGATAAATATGGAAAAGAAAACGCTAAAAATCGGATATACGCCACTACCGACAAGGAAAAAGGCGCGCTTAAAACTGCTGCCGACAAAGAAGGATACGAGACATTTGTCATACCTGATGATGTCGGCGGGCGCTTTTCAGTACTGACAGCAGTCGGGCTCCTGCCAATTGCTGCAAGCGGTATTTCCATTGACGACATGATGAAGGGCGCCGAATCAGCGATGAAAGAGCTTGATGAGCCGGGTTTGAGCAAGAACCCTGCCTACCAATATGCGGTTGTACGGAATATTTTATACAATAAAGGCAAAACGGTTGAAATGCTCATTAACTACGAACCGCACCTGCAATATTTCAGTGAATGGTGGAAACAGCTTTTTGGCGAAAGTGAAGGCAAAGATCAGAAAGGGATTTTCCCGGCATCAGCCAACTTCACCACCGACCTGCATTCGATGGGTCAATATATTCAGGACGGGCGGCGCGACCTCTTTGAAACAGTCCTGCATGTGAACCATCCGAAGAAGGATATCACATTGGAAGAGGACGCAGAAAACGCTGACGGGCTCAATTATCTCGCCGGAAAAACAATTGATGAAATTAACGAAAAAGCATATGAGGGCACATTACTGGCGCATACGGATGGTGCTGTCCCAAATCTAATCATTGATGTACCGGCACTCGATGCTTATACGTTCGGATATCTCGCCTACTTCTTTGAAAAAGCATGTGCCGTAAGCGCCCTATTGCTCGGTGTTAATCCATTTGATCAGCCAGGCGTTGAAGCCTATAAGAAAAATATGTTCGCCCTTCTAGGCAAGCCCAGTTTTGAAGATGAAAAAGAACAGTTAGAGAAGCGCTTGAAACAATAA
- the yugI gene encoding S1 domain-containing post-transcriptional regulator GSP13, with product MTDKFEAGQVLEGKVTGIQPYGAFVALDDETQGLVHISEITHGYVKDVNDHLAVGNEVQVKILNVDAENNKVSLSIRATQEVPKNRPDNKKNDTVKQEDNANNGFNTLKDKLDQWIKQSEEREGTFRN from the coding sequence ATGACAGACAAGTTTGAAGCAGGCCAGGTTTTAGAAGGTAAAGTGACAGGAATCCAGCCATATGGTGCTTTTGTTGCCCTTGACGATGAAACACAGGGTTTAGTTCATATTTCCGAAATCACGCACGGCTATGTAAAAGATGTTAATGATCATTTAGCTGTCGGTAACGAAGTGCAAGTGAAAATTTTGAACGTGGATGCGGAAAATAATAAAGTATCCCTTTCAATTCGTGCCACTCAGGAAGTGCCTAAAAATCGTCCTGACAACAAGAAAAATGACACAGTAAAACAGGAAGATAATGCAAATAATGGATTTAATACACTGAAAGACAAACTCGATCAGTGGATCAAACAGTCAGAAGAACGTGAAGGAACGTTCCGCAATTAA
- a CDS encoding YugN family protein, producing the protein MIRLQSNIENTIYPLFVLEERLKPGGDIIAANWDYINEVVELTIEDQGHHYVLRIPFYAVAGSLNYPGVTVRVDQPYILDYKGETRNGRGTDEGTSPAGSKFQSSVNLPDAPELHLTGERIMRNIEQLLLPG; encoded by the coding sequence ATGATTCGATTGCAATCCAACATTGAAAATACTATATATCCGTTATTCGTGCTGGAAGAGAGGCTTAAACCGGGCGGGGACATCATAGCGGCAAACTGGGATTATATAAACGAAGTTGTGGAACTTACGATTGAGGACCAAGGACACCATTATGTATTAAGAATACCATTTTATGCTGTTGCTGGTTCACTGAACTATCCTGGTGTGACAGTAAGGGTCGATCAGCCATATATACTTGATTATAAAGGTGAGACAAGGAACGGTAGAGGGACGGATGAAGGGACCTCGCCTGCTGGAAGCAAGTTTCAGTCATCAGTCAATTTGCCGGATGCACCGGAATTACATCTGACAGGCGAAAGAATCATGAGAAATATAGAACAATTGCTATTGCCAGGATGA
- a CDS encoding potassium channel family protein, translating to MNLEMFKHIFYRMPIVVRLLLSVFVVMMLFGTVIRLVEPQQFPSVFDGVWWAFVTGATVGYGDYVPLTVPGRIIGILLILSGGGLLTFFLTTFATKTINHENDLSEGKVSFNGKNHIVVIGWNERTRQLVEMIADKDSNQELVLIDRTLDKLQYRHYPVHFIHGDPSEDAVLVQANIQDAESVLISSDVTIEERKADINTILTTIAVRGNNQDIPINTEILTISQVENAIRAGADTVISSNDFMSTLFYHELFHKKDTRPFETVLNLLNDQQFSHIKLPEELEGSSFKKAVPFFLENHEILLGIIRDNDWLMNPSEITLGTEDTLIILSSWQ from the coding sequence ATGAATCTTGAGATGTTTAAACATATTTTCTACCGGATGCCGATAGTTGTCAGACTTTTATTGTCAGTCTTTGTGGTGATGATGCTGTTTGGAACAGTGATCCGGCTTGTCGAACCCCAGCAATTCCCCTCGGTTTTCGATGGCGTATGGTGGGCTTTTGTAACTGGAGCAACAGTCGGTTATGGCGATTATGTCCCTCTTACGGTTCCCGGAAGGATCATTGGGATATTACTTATTTTGTCCGGAGGAGGACTTTTGACTTTTTTTCTTACCACATTTGCTACGAAAACGATTAATCACGAGAACGACTTGTCAGAGGGGAAAGTTTCATTTAATGGTAAAAATCATATCGTTGTTATCGGCTGGAATGAGCGGACCAGACAGCTGGTGGAAATGATAGCGGATAAGGATTCGAATCAGGAACTTGTTCTGATTGACCGTACACTAGATAAGCTGCAATACCGGCATTATCCTGTTCACTTTATTCATGGTGATCCAAGTGAGGACGCTGTATTGGTACAAGCTAATATTCAGGATGCAGAATCAGTGTTAATCAGTTCAGATGTTACAATAGAAGAGCGGAAAGCCGATATCAATACGATACTGACAACCATAGCTGTCCGCGGGAACAATCAGGATATCCCGATTAATACTGAAATCCTCACCATCAGCCAGGTTGAAAATGCCATCAGAGCAGGTGCTGATACTGTTATCAGCTCGAATGACTTTATGAGCACACTTTTTTATCACGAACTTTTCCATAAAAAAGATACAAGACCATTTGAAACGGTATTAAATTTGTTAAACGACCAGCAATTCTCCCATATTAAACTTCCGGAAGAACTGGAAGGCAGTTCCTTTAAAAAAGCAGTACCCTTCTTTCTGGAAAACCATGAAATATTATTGGGTATTATCCGCGACAATGATTGGCTGATGAACCCTTCAGAAATCACACTTGGAACGGAGGATACACTGATTATCCTGTCATCCTGGCAATAG
- a CDS encoding thioredoxin family protein, protein MDLNQWYEKGMDPDTYIEAMDENKDNLLHIYDGFKPPEDNEFNRKLADKNLRVIVLTEDWCGDAMLNIPILLHISEQANMPVKVLLRDDNLELMDQYLTNGKSRSIPIFIFIDESGKRVAKWGPHADKIQEFVDESTNQLPSKDDENYSEKAKEMYLFISKTFRDNTNFWQDVYNSIKATLDKEANL, encoded by the coding sequence ATGGATTTGAATCAATGGTATGAAAAAGGGATGGATCCCGATACGTATATTGAAGCAATGGATGAAAATAAAGACAATCTCTTACATATTTATGATGGCTTCAAACCGCCTGAAGACAATGAATTTAACCGAAAACTGGCTGATAAAAATTTGCGTGTGATTGTTCTAACCGAAGACTGGTGCGGTGATGCGATGCTGAACATCCCAATTTTGCTTCATATATCAGAACAGGCGAACATGCCGGTTAAAGTTCTTCTTCGTGATGATAATCTTGAACTGATGGATCAGTATTTAACGAACGGCAAATCCCGTTCGATCCCGATTTTCATTTTTATCGATGAATCCGGAAAAAGGGTAGCGAAATGGGGCCCGCACGCCGATAAAATTCAGGAGTTTGTTGATGAATCAACCAATCAATTGCCGTCCAAAGATGACGAAAATTATAGTGAAAAAGCAAAAGAAATGTATCTGTTCATATCAAAAACCTTCAGAGACAATACTAATTTCTGGCAGGACGTCTACAACAGTATTAAAGCCACATTAGATAAAGAAGCAAACCTTTAG
- a CDS encoding M20/M25/M40 family metallo-hydrolase: protein MGETDTNFLMELLNTPSPSSSEMAIQKKWIEYVKEYADEIRTDNAGNAFGVLNPDAPFKVLLAGHCDEIALVINRIDDKGFLHFDKMGGINPKAAVGLKVTILGFGNELTGVIGVNAQHHGGLKDDFGLEDLFIDCGYKSKEEAEKNVQIGDLAVYKTEPEVLMERYVSGRGLDNRTGAFIAAEVLKRLSEKGCRVGVYAASTVNEETNMGGAYFAAAGIQPTMAIACDVTFATDYPGVDQNKHGDVKLEGGPVLAKGAPINIKINQLLEKTARKLNMKVQYELTPSMTGTDADRMRFTGKGVPVSLVSLPLRYMHSPVETSSLKDIDEEIELLVTMISDLTGDESLNPLD from the coding sequence ATGGGAGAGACAGACACAAATTTTTTAATGGAACTTTTGAACACACCGTCTCCATCCAGCAGTGAGATGGCTATTCAAAAAAAATGGATTGAGTATGTTAAAGAATATGCAGATGAAATCAGAACAGATAATGCCGGGAACGCTTTCGGTGTACTGAATCCGGATGCACCCTTCAAGGTGCTGCTTGCAGGCCATTGTGATGAAATTGCGCTCGTCATCAATCGTATCGATGATAAGGGTTTTTTGCATTTTGATAAAATGGGTGGCATCAATCCGAAAGCTGCTGTTGGATTGAAAGTGACGATTCTTGGTTTCGGCAATGAACTCACCGGTGTAATAGGTGTCAACGCTCAGCATCATGGCGGCTTGAAAGATGATTTTGGCCTGGAAGACTTGTTTATTGATTGTGGCTATAAATCAAAAGAGGAAGCGGAAAAAAATGTGCAGATAGGGGACCTGGCTGTTTATAAAACGGAACCGGAAGTATTGATGGAACGTTATGTATCCGGACGCGGTCTTGACAATCGGACAGGCGCGTTCATCGCAGCTGAAGTATTAAAACGGTTGTCAGAAAAAGGCTGTCGCGTCGGGGTATATGCAGCCAGCACCGTGAATGAAGAAACAAATATGGGTGGTGCCTATTTTGCAGCTGCAGGCATTCAACCGACAATGGCGATTGCCTGTGATGTCACATTCGCTACAGATTATCCCGGTGTTGATCAAAATAAACACGGCGATGTCAAATTGGAAGGCGGACCAGTGCTTGCAAAAGGCGCACCAATAAATATTAAGATCAATCAGCTGCTTGAAAAAACCGCCAGAAAACTAAACATGAAAGTACAGTATGAATTGACACCAAGCATGACCGGAACCGATGCTGACCGCATGCGATTCACTGGTAAAGGGGTGCCTGTGTCGCTTGTTTCCCTGCCATTGCGATACATGCATTCACCGGTTGAAACATCTAGTCTGAAAGATATTGATGAAGAAATTGAATTGCTTGTAACGATGATTTCTGATCTGACAGGGGATGAAAGCCTGAACCCGCTCGATTAA
- a CDS encoding S8 family peptidase: MVFSLMAPGTGLAESEAKNNKPHDAFKNSREVAENKVNERLQKQFKDNDKVTFLVKFKEKADSKKVAAEARKNAESANMTAKKAEFVQRSAVISELKSTALESQQNVKQFLQKQSEKGNAENIHSYHIVNGMAVKATKDVAEKIAGFEEVEKILPNETRTLFKPETKDVKTPESDIANVEWNVNRVNAPETWEMGIDGSGTVVASIDTGVQWDHPALKENYRGYDASTDEVDHDFNWFDATAGESEPYDDQGHGTHVTGTMVGHETDGSNQVGVAPGAEFISVKAFTAAGGTDADLLEAAEWILAPTDSEGNERADLAPDVVNNSWGGGPGLDEWYRDVVINWRAAEIFPEFSAGNTGLGNPGGPGSVAAPANYPESFATGATDSDDNLADFSLEGPSPYDEIKPDISAPGVGIRSSLPGGEYGAMSGTSMAGPAAAAVAAMLRQVDSSITVDEMEQVLMDTAIPLTNDTYPESPNNGFGHGLVNAYDAVSALEDGIGTIEGQVTKQGEDNEAPIFEHTAPAETYAGMDLDLNVQASDNVSVASVELEYQDTNGEWQTVEADRVSGDFEEGNYTATIPGDDMTEDSVTYKWVIRDFGDNDVTSDEYVIEVKPGISTGYSEDFENNPAGWTSFGENNSWELGTPTSGPDNAASGENVYGTNLDGEYDSNMNATLVMPPIDMPEGEAYLQFNQWHNLEMYDNGNAYDFGHVFVSTDQEEWTQLTQVQGESNGWESTEVDLSEYSGQRIYIGFNVTTDLSVTREGWYIDDVALSDTSQSSKASKDKNGKGKGNNGGGNRLFSGIHNGNGLGLGVIKADEKAGLKEKVDPNKIQPTLPEEKDIPEDGEAVNPNLLPINAEVSVLESGRSVTTDPATGEYSMSHAAGTFTLKAESYGFESKEQSVTLEADATAQADFTLDEVPQSTVTGTITDEQTGEPIEGATVLLVEDSNVTPVETDENGNYSITGYEGTYTLRVLAADYHSKEVEVALDEDMEQDVELEPFYTYPGGEIGYDDGSAENARAFYDAGNKWAVKMSLPEGEDSAVVTDGVFQFHDTEFPDPGGTEFAVEVWDASGTDGMPGEKLAGPVEAEAIRDLEEWTVVDLREHNITVDGDFYMVYVQTGANPNVPGLATDENSTNAERSYQQVSGTWSQSPTAEGNYMIRSRVSYEVEAPVITTPAEDDITNEEEITVEGTASPTTTIQLLNNGEEAGTVEVGDSGEFEIPVELTEGTNELKAVSVMDGAQTGESEPVTVTLDTASPEITIDNPGDGDKTNRETVTVEGAVEDANLDTVEINGREADVADDGSYSKRILLDNGENEIEVVAGDLAGNTATESVTIEVDFVAPTIDNLLPTEDKSLEAGESVRIEFDSEPGQDATFFIHMPLTNSSNQVENATELPMMEVSDGHYVGYWTATNNIVAEGAQIEVKVVDEFGNETRKTAEGKLFINTDGE, encoded by the coding sequence ATGGTCTTTTCATTGATGGCACCGGGAACAGGCCTTGCCGAATCTGAAGCGAAAAACAACAAGCCGCATGACGCATTCAAAAACTCCCGGGAAGTCGCTGAAAACAAAGTGAATGAACGTCTGCAGAAACAGTTTAAAGATAACGACAAGGTGACTTTTTTAGTCAAATTTAAAGAAAAGGCTGATTCCAAGAAAGTAGCGGCAGAAGCCAGAAAAAATGCCGAATCTGCTAACATGACTGCAAAAAAAGCAGAATTTGTGCAGCGTTCAGCCGTCATTTCGGAACTTAAATCGACTGCACTGGAATCACAGCAGAATGTCAAACAATTTTTGCAAAAGCAATCGGAAAAAGGCAATGCGGAGAATATCCATTCCTATCACATTGTCAATGGCATGGCTGTGAAGGCAACGAAGGACGTGGCTGAAAAAATAGCTGGTTTTGAAGAAGTTGAGAAGATTTTGCCGAACGAAACCCGGACATTGTTTAAACCTGAGACAAAGGATGTCAAGACACCGGAATCCGATATTGCTAACGTTGAATGGAACGTGAATCGTGTTAACGCACCGGAAACTTGGGAAATGGGTATCGATGGTTCAGGAACGGTCGTGGCAAGCATTGATACGGGTGTTCAATGGGATCATCCGGCACTGAAGGAAAACTATCGCGGCTATGACGCATCAACCGATGAAGTTGACCACGATTTTAACTGGTTTGATGCAACTGCGGGTGAATCAGAACCATATGACGATCAGGGACATGGGACACATGTTACCGGTACAATGGTCGGTCATGAAACGGATGGCTCCAACCAGGTCGGGGTTGCCCCGGGCGCCGAATTTATTTCGGTTAAAGCATTTACAGCAGCCGGGGGAACAGATGCTGACCTTCTCGAAGCTGCTGAATGGATTTTAGCACCAACTGACTCAGAAGGGAACGAGCGTGCTGATTTGGCTCCGGATGTTGTCAACAATTCATGGGGCGGCGGACCAGGTCTTGATGAATGGTATCGCGATGTTGTTATTAATTGGCGGGCTGCTGAAATATTCCCTGAGTTTTCGGCCGGCAACACTGGCCTTGGGAATCCGGGCGGACCAGGATCTGTTGCTGCACCGGCTAACTATCCGGAATCATTTGCAACAGGTGCGACAGACAGTGACGACAATTTAGCCGACTTTTCTTTGGAAGGACCATCACCATATGATGAAATTAAACCGGATATATCCGCTCCCGGAGTAGGCATTCGTTCATCCTTACCGGGTGGCGAGTATGGTGCAATGAGCGGAACGTCAATGGCAGGACCGGCTGCTGCGGCTGTTGCTGCAATGCTGCGTCAAGTCGATAGCAGTATAACCGTTGATGAGATGGAGCAAGTCTTAATGGATACGGCCATTCCATTAACTAATGATACGTATCCGGAATCTCCGAATAACGGATTTGGACACGGCTTGGTGAATGCCTATGACGCAGTAAGCGCACTGGAGGACGGTATTGGTACGATTGAAGGTCAAGTAACGAAGCAGGGTGAAGACAACGAAGCACCTATTTTTGAGCATACTGCACCGGCAGAAACATATGCCGGCATGGATCTTGATCTGAATGTGCAGGCAAGTGACAACGTCAGTGTCGCATCGGTAGAGCTGGAGTACCAGGATACAAACGGTGAATGGCAGACCGTTGAAGCAGATCGTGTATCCGGAGATTTTGAAGAAGGTAACTATACAGCCACCATCCCTGGTGACGACATGACTGAAGATTCAGTGACGTATAAATGGGTCATTCGGGATTTTGGTGACAATGATGTGACGAGTGACGAATATGTTATTGAAGTAAAACCAGGCATTTCAACGGGTTATTCTGAGGACTTTGAAAATAACCCTGCAGGCTGGACATCGTTTGGTGAAAATAACAGCTGGGAGCTGGGAACGCCAACATCCGGTCCTGATAATGCGGCATCCGGTGAGAATGTTTATGGAACCAACCTGGATGGCGAATATGACAGCAATATGAATGCAACACTTGTTATGCCGCCAATTGATATGCCTGAAGGAGAAGCATATTTGCAATTCAACCAGTGGCATAACCTGGAAATGTATGATAATGGAAATGCTTATGATTTCGGTCACGTGTTTGTTTCGACTGATCAGGAGGAATGGACACAGCTCACGCAAGTCCAAGGTGAGTCAAACGGTTGGGAAAGTACAGAAGTCGATTTATCGGAATACAGCGGCCAGCGCATCTATATCGGATTTAATGTAACAACCGATTTAAGTGTTACGCGGGAGGGCTGGTATATCGATGATGTTGCTTTATCCGATACATCACAAAGCAGCAAGGCTTCTAAAGACAAGAATGGAAAAGGAAAAGGCAATAACGGAGGCGGTAACCGCTTGTTCAGCGGCATTCACAATGGTAATGGCTTAGGACTGGGCGTCATTAAAGCGGACGAAAAAGCAGGATTGAAAGAAAAAGTCGATCCAAATAAAATCCAGCCGACATTACCTGAAGAAAAGGACATCCCTGAAGATGGTGAAGCCGTCAACCCTAACCTGTTGCCAATCAACGCCGAAGTAAGTGTGCTGGAAAGCGGCAGATCGGTCACGACTGATCCGGCCACAGGTGAGTATTCAATGAGTCATGCTGCCGGCACATTTACGTTGAAAGCTGAGTCATATGGCTTCGAATCGAAAGAACAAAGTGTGACGCTTGAAGCAGATGCGACAGCACAGGCGGATTTCACACTTGATGAGGTTCCGCAATCGACAGTAACAGGTACCATTACGGATGAACAAACAGGTGAACCGATTGAAGGAGCTACCGTGCTTCTTGTTGAAGATTCCAATGTGACACCTGTTGAAACTGATGAAAATGGTAACTATTCGATTACAGGCTATGAAGGAACCTATACGCTTAGAGTGTTGGCTGCTGACTACCACAGTAAAGAGGTAGAAGTGGCGCTTGATGAGGATATGGAACAGGATGTGGAACTGGAACCATTCTACACGTATCCCGGCGGGGAGATAGGCTATGACGATGGCTCAGCTGAAAATGCCCGTGCATTTTATGATGCCGGCAACAAGTGGGCAGTAAAAATGTCCTTGCCGGAGGGTGAAGATTCAGCAGTCGTGACAGACGGGGTCTTCCAATTCCATGACACTGAATTTCCTGATCCGGGTGGTACTGAGTTCGCAGTTGAAGTATGGGATGCATCCGGAACAGACGGCATGCCCGGTGAAAAACTTGCTGGCCCTGTCGAAGCTGAAGCGATACGGGACCTTGAAGAATGGACCGTTGTAGACTTACGGGAGCACAATATCACGGTGGATGGTGACTTCTATATGGTCTATGTCCAAACGGGAGCAAATCCGAATGTACCAGGACTCGCAACAGATGAGAATAGTACAAACGCTGAGCGCAGTTACCAGCAGGTTAGCGGTACGTGGTCACAGTCACCGACTGCTGAAGGTAACTATATGATTCGTTCACGCGTCAGCTATGAAGTAGAAGCACCTGTTATCACAACGCCGGCAGAAGATGACATTACGAACGAAGAAGAAATAACGGTCGAAGGAACTGCTTCTCCAACAACAACGATTCAATTGTTGAATAATGGAGAGGAAGCCGGTACTGTTGAAGTCGGCGACAGTGGAGAATTTGAAATTCCGGTCGAACTGACTGAGGGCACGAATGAATTGAAGGCAGTATCTGTAATGGATGGTGCACAAACAGGTGAATCCGAACCAGTCACCGTCACATTGGATACAGCCAGCCCTGAGATTACGATTGATAATCCGGGGGACGGGGACAAAACAAATCGTGAAACCGTTACAGTCGAGGGAGCTGTTGAAGATGCCAACCTTGACACGGTAGAAATAAACGGCCGTGAAGCTGACGTAGCAGATGACGGATCTTATTCAAAACGGATCCTTCTTGATAATGGTGAAAATGAAATCGAAGTTGTTGCCGGCGATCTGGCAGGAAATACGGCAACAGAATCCGTTACGATTGAGGTCGATTTTGTTGCACCAACGATCGATAACCTGCTGCCGACTGAAGATAAGAGCCTGGAAGCAGGTGAAAGCGTACGCATTGAATTTGACAGTGAGCCGGGACAGGATGCAACATTCTTTATCCATATGCCGCTGACAAATTCAAGCAATCAGGTTGAAAATGCGACTGAGCTGCCAATGATGGAAGTGTCTGACGGCCATTATGTCGGCTATTGGACCGCCACCAATAACATCGTTGCGGAAGGAGCGCAAATTGAAGTGAAAGTTGTCGATGAATTTGGCAACGAAACACGTAAAACGGCAGAAGGTAAATTATTCATTAATACTGACGGTGAATAA